TCAGATGAAACTTTTCTATAATGTAgctaataaacaaaatagaaaAGCCTACAACACGCGAGCGAAgctaatgaaattatttaggtatttcaaaataaaacatcaaaaattTGAGAACCTATACGTTTTCAgttattacttattacttctactatttttttatagaaaatttaacgaaccaaacaaaaaaatacaccaACTAGAAGTGAGCACCGCTGAATTAATGACTAACTTCGAAAACACAAAGTGCGATGCAAATGTCATAATCGGTCTCTATTAACATTTCTATTGTGGCCCGGAACTTCATAACGATAAGCTGCCGGTTAGCAGTTACTTTATTTAGAGCCACATTTCCTGGCCCGTTCTTCAACTGCGAAGTAATTAATCGCTGACACTTTAGCTGCCCGTTCCACCTCTATTTATGCAAAGACCCTCTATTTATATCAGGCCTACGGCCATCGATGTCCACTTTTTGTCAGCGTGGACAATGCACCATTAATCGTGCTTCCGTCAGGTACATTTTCGATGTACGTATATTTAGGACGACGGCGACTGTTTAAGTTTATTGCGACTGAGGGCAAGCAATGGTTGTGGCATGGCACGCGCGTTGCAATAGTACCTATTACTATTTCAATGCACGCATGcacaaaatatagtttttatagTCTATTTCTTTTGATAATAGACATACTAACTTAgtatcataatataattttaaaacttactaCGTAGATTTGTTTAAACCTAGTATTGCATAATTTACATTAATCTCTTactattacttataaaaatgcacTATATATAACCTCATGTTATAAATGAGTTATGTATAAGTTTCGATGGGACTACGGTCCACTAGCAATTTTGGCAAATCCTTTAATTAATAGATTAGCTTTGCATTCTACGTATATAAACTGCTTTATGAGATTCGCacctacataataatttattgtatgacATTTTTCATCCTTTACACTAAAATATCTGTATcactatataattaaacaaacttACCTTATTAAAACTTGTGCAGGagatttattgtattttgcaGCAATAGCCTTAATAATTGCGGTGTCCAGGACGTTAATATCTCCGGGCTTAGCCCAAGGCCTTTGAGGGCTGCCTAGGGGACTGTATGCTGTAAGTGTTACTCCTCTCTCTTTGcagaaattaaacaatttcttCTGGTACAAGTAAGGGTGGCACTCGACCTATAATAAGTGACGAAGAGTTGCATAAAAAATGGTTCCACAATTcatattaaacataatttttttttataatttatacatacaagcGGCACGCCACGGTCTTGGTTCATGCAGTACATACAAAGTCTATAAAACCCGCAAACAATAACCTTCTTAACggtgaaataattttcatgattaggtagttcagtattttcgaaCATTAGCTTACAAACAATTAAAGTACCAACTTCAcctctttaaaatataagtacctatagttTAAAGTATAACATGAGCACACATACTTGGTTCGTTACAGGTTTAATTTTCGCTGCATCCAAAATACGCTGCACCTGTTTAGTATTGAAATTACTCAGACCAATGCTTCTGACTAAACCCTTTTCAACTAACTTCTCCATAGCTTTCCATGTGTCTACATAGTCAACATCTGAGTAAATTATTTTCCCATTTCTATCTTCAGGGAATGGGTCGGTACCTTCctaaaatcatcaaaataccTTTTTATAATGGATTACAGAAGGTATAGTTTATCTATCCGTTATATATTAGGACTTCAGAGGATTTACCTTGTAAGCCATCGGCCAGTGTATAAGATATAAATCCAGGTAGTCCAATTGAAGATCATCTAAAGATATCCTGACTGCTTTCTCAACCCAATCCGGGTGGTGATACGTGTTCCATATCTTTGAAGTTATAAAAAGATCCTCCCTAAAACCATACACATTGTTTCGAAAAACTACTAAGTATCTTTTTTATCTCACAAAATACACAATAGTTGACACCAAATGCATCAAATGAATATGAAAAGTTATTCCCATATCTCACTGGCTAAGAGTTCTAATTCCTAGCGGAACACCTCGGACAACCAGGAGCTAGCTGTGGAACACTTAAGCGAATCACTTTGTTGTTCCATGGGTCCGAAAGAAGATTTTCATCTTAGATTAGagaataagtatatatatatattttttttctatgatatTAAACACCAGGCATCCTCATCAAAATTTAACGAACCAAACgttttatacgagtatatggaatgataaaattaatatctagATGTCATGTAGAACCAACAATGCACTTGTTTTGTtatcacaataattattttaaagtgttCCCTATTGCACCCTTATCTGTGCTGATTTAGAGCCCGAATCCCCACTACTAGGTGACTAGTGTGCGATAACTGTTATGTGTTATGTATTTGTTATGCCTATTATAAGGAAAGCTGCGGATCTACCGGGCATAACGAATCCATAACATTGATCCTAAAAATACCTCTTGACGATCCCTGAACGAATCTTCTTTTTAATAGCTTCTCCGATCTCCTTCTCGTTGAGGTACAGATGAGCACAGTCGATGTGTCTGTAGCCAATGTCGATAGCATCGCAGACGGCTTTACCGACCTCACCAGGTTTCGACTAAAAAACATAATCAAAACTAGCATGTGTCTGCTACTTCACACGCACACATATCtaattcaatataaatttttgccCTATTTTTCTTAGAGAATCTACCTgccattttacttttaatttcattgGTTTCAGTTTTCATTGTTTGAATCAGTCACGCGAGTATCGGAAGAGTAAGCATTTTCATCATATTTCCATCGCAGTTGAACTGCAGAAGTACCttcgtaaaatataaaagatggtgacgttttaaaaaatacaaactccCTAGCACCGCTGTCTTCTTGTtgcattgatatttttaatatgtatcctTAATGGCAAAGCCTCCTCCGTACTAGGTttcactgaaaatcagcgcatTGTGTAACCTCatcatacacattcatatgctgagtggaaacccttttggtcgcatcaagaaaagttttttttaatttctatgttTATGAACAATGTAGGTAATGTTAACTCTTGCAccaaattaagatttttctttctttcaaagactttcatattttctttgtaactATACTATAATACTTActcgtaaaaataaagtacctacttatgtaaagaaaaacatcAAAGCCTTACTCGTATTAGGTATTTACCAATTCATCTAGCATCATAGCTAGATAGATAAACCATAAAACAAATCCTTAAAACTAACACAGGTGTCCTGTTAGCAAGTTGAAATAGTCATAACTCACCGATCTTTTTGCACTGAAAGAGTACATAAACGCAGATTTTTTGTTATCACCATTTATAGTAAAAGCGGGTTAAGTACCCgcaaaacaaaaagttaaaatcaAAACTATTTACTATAACAGATAATTAAAACttggaataaataaagaaaaactaacCTGCCATGTTCCCAGTCCCAAAATGGGTATCGACAGCCCATTATTGAACTTAACCAATGGTACTGTACTAGCCGACATTTCGAATTTGTAAGATGAGGAACAACAAGCAAATACCCTAATAAATTGGCTCAAactgtatataaataagtaatattcctattataattatgtaatactGATAACCTATTGTTCTTTTCACGACCACGCTGTGTAGAAATGATATCACAAGATACAcaaagacaatattttttttaaataaataaaagatacgATAAgcctttataattttgtatgtaagtagatatttcctagatataaataaaataagataggtacttacatgAATTTGAGATTTTCGTTTTAAGCGATAAACTTGAATGCTATCACTTAGTAAATCCGAAACAGCAATCGTGGCCTTCGAATCTTGTAACtatggctctgcctaccccgtaaaaaataaaaatgtggtatGTGAATGTAACTGGTATCTCGTTTAATAAGAACTATGTCTTTTAGTCCAACACGAAAATGAACTCAACTCTATACTCATAGTTTATTTGATAATCTCAAAtcaaaaggggtaaaaacatACAATGGATATATTTTCTTGTACCTATCTAATCTGGCTATCTGAGCCATAAAGTGTAGCAGCATAAATTGTCGTTAAAGACGACTGATAGATATAGGCTAATAAGCTTGGGAATCTTCCTCTAACGAtcggttagcaacctgttacaatttgaatctcaatttcacaGCTAAAAGAGGCCTTTGCGAGACTgattgctctgtctaccccgtaagggataattcttcgtatgaatgtatgtatgtatgtttccctttttatttatttatttatttgccccttttatttatttattttgtcaacTTTCTAGATGCTAGGTACTCCACTgtatactataataataactgtGGACTGTGGTTTATTTTAGtggtggtataagcctgcttagcgtcgtcggcaaattgtatgctaaggtattgattaatagagtcaggaatgaaactgatgacaaaatatgggatgctcaagcgggatttcgaaagggaatgggatgtactgatcaggtcttttccttgcggtgcatagccgaaaagtttttggccaagagtcaaaaagtctattgcacattcgtagatctggaaaaggcctatgacagagttgagaggaatgaattgtggtcagcactttctatgcatggggtgagcagtctcttaatacgagcactgaaatccttatatgaggattcgagtgcttgtgtcaggataaacggagcgcacactgagtggtttaagattgagaaaggcgttaggcaaggatgtgttgcgtcaccgtggctgttcaacctatttatggatagctgtttgacaaatttgaaagagtctaaaagtggattaaggatgaatgagttactcgtcaaatgtctgctctatgccgacgatcaggttatactggcgtcatcagcggaggagttacaggagatggtaaactgtatgcatgaagctttaaaagagaaaggaatgaaagtgaacgtaagtaaaactaaaacactggtttttgaaatggagaaagaaatgacagcatgtaatattttgattggaggagaaaaagtggagcaagtgaaagagtttgtatatctaggatcaaagtttacatcagatggcaagtatgatagtgatattgaaaggagagtgaacgcggggaacatggtgaatggagctttgcatgcctttatgagcagtcagaaactatccaaaaaggctcgactggctgtgcacaggggcgtgttggtcccgacattaatgtatgggagtgaaagttgggtatggcaaaagaagcatgaaagcagaataaatgcagtggaaatgagagcgttaaggagtatgatgggtgtgaaattgagtgacaggataaggaacagcgtgataagggaatgttgtgatgtgaaagaagatgtagttacaggaatagaaaagggtatgttaagatggttcggtcatgtggagaggatgaatgaaagcaggttgactaagcagatatacaaggagagtgtggagggaaaggtcggagtgggaagacctagacgaacgtatcttgatcaaattaaggacgtcctggtaaagggtcaggtcaaaagtacccgaaaccgccgagcttgtatgaagagagttatgaatgtggacgaagcgaaagaagtatgcagagatcgtggcaagtggaaagaggtagtctctgcctacccctccgggaaagaggcgtgattttatgtatgtatgtatgtgtggttTATTCCAATTTGATCATTGGGTCATATCACCTGACAGACATTAGCggaaaaataataagcttGTTGTGTACTATGACACAACATCACTACAACTACAAGTATTATATCCCCaataaatatcaatcaaaTACAGATTACAatctcagtttttttttaatatgtgcTTAATTGTACCAGGTAGTCTCAAAAATATATGCCTCCTCTTCTTTTTTAGATCTTTGTTAGACTTGCTTTGTCACCTTTTATCATAAAAGGAACATTTCATTTGTGTCACATGCTCATCTCatactgtataattttattgaataaagccATATTTACTGAGAAATGGTTAGTTATTCTACTCATATTATACCCATAATTATGTAACATACCTTCCATaagatatgtatttttcaataataaaaaccaaattaaatcaaagcagtagttataacaaacaaactcttgcGTAGAGAATATCTTTTTTGAAgtttataaagtatttttttaatagataaaattcatttagaattcataaaaattaagtaaatatgtttttataaaactgcTCATCAGCTACatcacacataaaaaaaacatttttggcttattccttttttattgtgaaCAATTAATTTCTAACACAGCAAAATACatatctaataataactttgacataaaattaataaacattaagcttattttaaaatttcctaCAAAAGAATGAGTTTCATTccttcatatatattttttttgatgatCCTTCTGCAAGCAATTCTTGTTCTGTAGCAATTTTTGCAGCTTGTATTTGAGGTCGGACATACCTcatgtacttataaaaatggtCACCAATTAAAATTGATCCATAGATGGTTAATCCGATACAAACAATCACTCCACCTTTATGTAATCTATCATATAAAACAGTACTTGCAcgtttcttcatatttttcctgaaaattaaacaatttaagacaattttaaaagtcttgaagaaatttatcaaacaataaaactaaagAACCTAAGGAAAATTACAAATTCTGTGTATCATATCAACATGACTTCAACAAAATTACCAAGCTGTCAACTGTTGTAAATATCAACTAGAAACTAggaaattttagtttttaaatgtgtTATGGTTAAAATGTACCCTTTGTTCTTCTTCactcttaattaaatttacaagcGAAATTTCAAGGAGACTGGTTCtttagataacgcgtgaagaggtattaaacaaacaaacataattttgaaattcaatttcacTTGTACTTACTTTTGATATCTttgattctattctaatcaAATATGAACAaggatatataaaaacattctcaaaatcaaatttttgaggttattttgacatttttgtttcaattgaCACAAAAGTAACGACATCGACAATGACAATAGTAGGTAAAAAGACCTtaacgtaaaatttaaatgcaatAGATTTTAAAAGAGTATTATCTAGATTTTCTTTTAGACTTGCTATGTAGTGTTTTGCTACATAGtgattataaattatgtgATTTAAGGATTTAGCCATGATcaaaaaacaataagaaaatCAGAACTAACTATGTTATTAATATCAATGCTAAATCTttagaatgaaaaaaaaaacctttattgtCAATAAAGattgtcaatgtcaatattGATGTGTCTGTCTTTTGTCCGCAATTAACAGAAAACAGATGTCAATCAAGCTGAAAGTTTTGAGGTTAGCTCAAGCTGTTTTGTTTTATGGTTGtagtaaaaaaactaaactacCTCTACAATTTGAAACAAACATCATTAATAACACGTTGAGCTACAGTGTATAAttagattaatatatttataactatgaAAATTCGTTTAGCTCTTACCAAATAcaacatattaaaatgtttctacTCTACTAAAGTCCCTGCAACACCAATAGCTAccttagaaaaaaaacaagaagGAAATGTTAAAATAGACAATAACACGTTAGCTCTTTTAGAAAGATTGTCATTAGTAAAATGTGATACTGTGGAAGGTGTAAAAGTATTAGAAGATTCTATTGCTTTTGCAGACAAAATTCTCCATGTAAATACTGACAACATTACACCTTTGTACTCGGTTTTAGAGGATGAGTAAGTTGTTATCAACACATATGATCTTCAGTTAACTCTAATAAAGTCAagagtatatatacatatatttatatcaactatttcatttttatataactaagttttatatttttataggcaTGTAATTGATACAATAATAGGAATAAGAACATTTATCTAGTGCAAGGTACAGCAACAAGCATCTTTGCATGCAGATTTTAGAAttcaattaagggaaaggctaataatcTTGAGATTCTTAATCCCatttgggataagtccgccattgtacatattcttctaaatccaataaatgttttgtaatttattatatttattattatgtgcaataaagagttgtaaaacaaacttgagattcttattaTAGGCAATGGGCTTACCACTTCTCTCTGttggaatctcaattgcaCTATACCAGCTAatcacttaaaattttttttgagacTATTGTCTGCATAttggatatatgtatgtaaaatacaaatatctcCTGTGCTGAGAATTAAACTCGAGATCTACAAACTGGATATGCCTATGAAATGTATATGGATTAAATACACTGGTATAAGAAGTCTAAGTTTGTGAAGTGAATTGAAACCCAAAATCTATAAGTTCACTTAATATTTCAGGAACCTTTATCTTAGACCAGACAATATAACACAAGGTAACTGTCAGAAGGATATTTTGAAGAATGCTGTTTTGACTGAGGATGATTATTTTGTTGCTCCACCTGGAAACATACCCTTACATGAAGTACAATCAGAAGATAGTTCAAGCCACGAagtaaagaagaaaatatcagaaaatgaaaactaaactacaaaatattcttaacatgaaaatcttttttagGATAGTAGATCAAAATAGtgatatgataaaatatactttagaAAAACCAGGGTTATTACtaatatacaatatttacaaaaactggttgagatttttaaattctaaaacTTCTAAAAGTATGACAGTGTTTAACAAAGAAAAGTACTTTcaagagaaaaataatctcaaattGCCTGCTGGATTTCTTGACTACAAGCTCCCAGACTATAATAGAACCATATTGGCATACCATCTTACTAAATGCACCCCTGTTAATGATaccaaacttaattttaaaatagtgtTCCCAAAACAGGATTTcatgcaatatt
The Amyelois transitella isolate CPQ chromosome 12, ilAmyTran1.1, whole genome shotgun sequence DNA segment above includes these coding regions:
- the LOC106141907 gene encoding aldo-keto reductase family 1 member B1 isoform X1, coding for MSASTVPLVKFNNGLSIPILGLGTWQSKPGEVGKAVCDAIDIGYRHIDCAHLYLNEKEIGEAIKKKIRSGIVKREDLFITSKIWNTYHHPDWVEKAVRISLDDLQLDYLDLYLIHWPMAYKEGTDPFPEDRNGKIIYSDVDYVDTWKAMEKLVEKGLVRSIGLSNFNTKQVQRILDAAKIKPVTNQVECHPYLYQKKLFNFCKERGVTLTAYSPLGSPQRPWAKPGDINVLDTAIIKAIAAKYNKSPAQVLIRCAIDRGIVVIPKSTTRSRIAENFNVFDFKLTPTDLEQIASLDCNGRLIPQAEGREHKDHPFAHGDE
- the LOC106141907 gene encoding aldo-keto reductase family 1 member B1 isoform X2: MYSFSAKRSSKPGEVGKAVCDAIDIGYRHIDCAHLYLNEKEIGEAIKKKIRSGIVKREDLFITSKIWNTYHHPDWVEKAVRISLDDLQLDYLDLYLIHWPMAYKEGTDPFPEDRNGKIIYSDVDYVDTWKAMEKLVEKGLVRSIGLSNFNTKQVQRILDAAKIKPVTNQVECHPYLYQKKLFNFCKERGVTLTAYSPLGSPQRPWAKPGDINVLDTAIIKAIAAKYNKSPAQVLIRCAIDRGIVVIPKSTTRSRIAENFNVFDFKLTPTDLEQIASLDCNGRLIPQAEGREHKDHPFAHGDE